AATGAAAGAAATAATAGAAAGGGTAAGAAATGAAAAGACCTTCCTGGCATGAATACTTTATGGAAATAACAGAGTTGGTAAGTAAAAGAGCAACCTGCTTGAGGAGAAAAGTTGGAGCAATTATTGTTCGAAACAAACGTATTTTAACAACGGGTTATAATGGTCCTCCTGAGAATATAATTCATTGCGAAGAAAGAGGTGGATGTATAAGAGAGCAACTTAAGATCCCATCTGGAGAAAGGATGGAGCTTTCAAGAGCAATTCACGCCGAACAAAATGCAATAATTCAGGCGGCAAAAGAAGGAATATCAATACAAAATTCAACTCTATATGTGACAACTCATCCTTGTTTTACTTGTGCTAAAATGCTTATAAATGCAGGAATAAAAGAAATTATCTATAAAGAAGGCTATCCTGATGAATTTGCGAAAGAAATATTAAAAGAAGCAGGAGTAAAGGTCATTAAATTTGAAGATCTTTTAAAAGAAGGCTCTTAAAGAATTTAAATTAGGCAGGT
This window of the candidate division WOR-3 bacterium genome carries:
- a CDS encoding cytidine/deoxycytidylate deaminase family protein, with product MKRPSWHEYFMEITELVSKRATCLRRKVGAIIVRNKRILTTGYNGPPENIIHCEERGGCIREQLKIPSGERMELSRAIHAEQNAIIQAAKEGISIQNSTLYVTTHPCFTCAKMLINAGIKEIIYKEGYPDEFAKEILKEAGVKVIKFEDLLKEGS